One genomic window of Candidatus Pseudobacter hemicellulosilyticus includes the following:
- a CDS encoding PA2169 family four-helix-bundle protein: protein MKYNEELIDVLNDLIQINNDRITGYEKAVEETKDIDDDLRSVFRRMADESRQHKAELVLEVQKRGANADVDSTTNSGKIYRAWMGLKATFTGKDRHAVLASCEFGEDAAQKAYQQALESDATMDADIRQLIVKQKSALKESHDLIKRYRDMEAVAK from the coding sequence ATGAAATACAATGAAGAATTGATTGATGTCCTGAACGACCTCATCCAGATCAATAACGACCGTATTACCGGTTATGAAAAAGCAGTAGAGGAAACAAAAGACATTGACGATGATCTCCGTAGCGTATTCCGCCGCATGGCTGATGAAAGCCGTCAGCACAAAGCGGAACTGGTCCTGGAAGTACAAAAACGCGGCGCTAATGCCGATGTGGACAGCACCACCAATTCCGGTAAGATCTATCGCGCATGGATGGGCCTGAAAGCCACCTTCACCGGCAAAGACCGTCACGCCGTCCTGGCTTCCTGTGAGTTTGGTGAAGATGCTGCCCAGAAAGCCTACCAGCAGGCCCTGGAATCTGACGCCACTATGGATGCGGATATCCGTCAGCTGATTGTAAAACAAAAAAGCGCCCTGAAAGAATCCCATGACCTGATCAAACGATACAGGGATATGGAAGCAGTGGCTAAATAA
- a CDS encoding Hsp20/alpha crystallin family protein has translation MKAIMSNPSDRAIVRTFCGEFSDIEHLEQEVYPENRIMPLAAVNVLETDSAYVFEMALPGYRKNDLELALEEDLLTVHARAPYLRHKDVRRLYKQEFAPGDLSRSFLLPEDAGLAAAHFTDGVLTIRFSKELRAAAPGPDNTISILIQ, from the coding sequence ATGAAAGCTATCATGTCAAATCCCAGTGATCGCGCCATTGTAAGGACCTTCTGTGGCGAATTCTCAGACATTGAACACCTGGAACAGGAAGTGTACCCGGAAAACCGGATCATGCCCCTGGCCGCGGTGAATGTGCTGGAAACAGATTCCGCTTATGTTTTTGAAATGGCTTTGCCAGGTTATCGGAAGAACGACCTGGAACTGGCGCTGGAAGAAGACCTGTTAACGGTTCATGCCCGGGCCCCCTATTTGCGCCACAAGGATGTGCGCCGTTTATACAAACAGGAATTTGCGCCCGGCGATCTGTCGCGCTCTTTCCTGCTCCCTGAAGATGCCGGCCTGGCCGCCGCTCATTTTACGGACGGTGTGCTGACCATACGCTTCAGCAAAGAGTTGCGTGCGGCGGCTCCCGGCCCTGATAATACGATCTCTATTCTTATACAATAG
- a CDS encoding DUF4142 domain-containing protein, with protein MKPNPSILFVTLCSITLSLAACNGNDDKAVTKEKPETAVDSQRYATHQQSSADFPQPAINHDQASTAGVDTSFVGRAVRMAKDEVAAAEEATQKSTNGDIKKLAATLKADHQRLLKGLAAIKPAADTARNTAAANLNTGGDTNSKAFDRWWVKHMLESQQEAISSYEQELGRTTEAPVKGYISQSLPVLRAHVQQLEAVQKKIR; from the coding sequence ATGAAACCCAATCCATCCATTTTATTTGTTACTCTTTGCAGCATAACGCTAAGCCTGGCAGCCTGCAATGGAAACGATGATAAAGCTGTGACCAAGGAAAAACCGGAGACGGCCGTGGATTCCCAGCGGTATGCTACCCACCAGCAATCCAGCGCCGATTTCCCGCAGCCTGCCATCAACCACGACCAGGCCAGCACGGCCGGGGTGGACACTTCTTTTGTGGGTAGGGCTGTCCGCATGGCTAAAGATGAGGTAGCGGCGGCAGAAGAAGCCACCCAAAAATCTACCAATGGCGATATCAAAAAACTGGCGGCTACCCTAAAGGCGGATCACCAGCGCCTGCTGAAAGGCCTGGCTGCTATTAAACCCGCTGCTGATACTGCCCGCAATACGGCGGCAGCTAACCTGAATACTGGTGGAGATACCAATAGTAAGGCCTTTGACCGCTGGTGGGTGAAGCATATGCTGGAAAGCCAGCAGGAAGCCATCAGCAGCTATGAACAGGAACTGGGCAGAACCACTGAAGCCCCGGTGAAAGGATATATTAGTCAGTCGCTCCCGGTCCTGCGCGCTCATGTGCAGCAGCTGGAGGCAGTACAAAAAAAGATCAGATAA
- a CDS encoding DNA topoisomerase IB codes for MLNSAENITQLSHREMLDIHRDYQQAAAIASLVYVDDNMPGIRRYRKGKGFYFMRNKKRLDNKEEIARIRKLAIPPAWTEVWICPLSNGHLQATGKDLRKRKQYRYHPNWQEVRNETKFHRLYEFGKVLPRLRLLLEKDITRKELCQEKVLATVISLMERTYIRIGSNDYEKMYGSYGLTTFKDNHVSIEGNALRFSFKGKKGVYHSISLKNKRLATIVRACRDIPGKELFQYYDADGQRHAIDSGMVNEYIRKATGGDYTSKDFRTWAGTLNILRSFRIIGQALTEAEKKKKVVEALDAVSMRLGNTRTVCRKYYVHPGIIRLYEADNLQKYLDQLNDIEEPDNRTDLTSEEKVLMKVLKQVQTA; via the coding sequence ATGCTGAATAGTGCTGAAAATATTACCCAATTGTCGCACCGCGAAATGCTGGATATTCACCGCGACTACCAGCAGGCGGCCGCCATCGCTTCCCTGGTCTATGTGGACGATAATATGCCCGGCATCCGCCGGTACAGGAAAGGGAAAGGCTTTTATTTCATGCGCAACAAAAAACGACTGGACAATAAGGAAGAGATAGCGCGGATCCGGAAACTGGCCATTCCGCCAGCCTGGACCGAGGTCTGGATCTGCCCCCTTTCCAACGGCCATCTCCAGGCCACCGGCAAGGACCTGCGAAAGCGGAAACAATACCGTTATCACCCCAACTGGCAGGAGGTGCGCAACGAAACAAAATTCCACCGCCTCTATGAGTTTGGCAAAGTGCTGCCCAGGCTCCGGTTGCTGCTGGAGAAGGATATCACCCGCAAAGAACTCTGCCAGGAGAAAGTGCTGGCCACTGTCATCAGCCTGATGGAACGGACCTATATCCGCATCGGTAGTAATGATTATGAAAAAATGTATGGCTCCTATGGGCTCACTACCTTCAAGGATAACCATGTCAGTATTGAAGGCAATGCACTCCGCTTTTCTTTCAAAGGAAAAAAAGGGGTATACCATTCCATTTCCCTGAAGAATAAAAGGCTGGCCACTATTGTCCGCGCCTGCCGGGATATACCAGGCAAAGAGTTGTTCCAGTACTATGATGCGGATGGACAGCGCCATGCCATTGATTCCGGCATGGTGAACGAGTATATCAGGAAAGCTACAGGTGGTGATTACACCTCCAAGGATTTCCGTACCTGGGCCGGTACGCTCAATATCCTGCGCAGCTTCAGGATTATTGGCCAGGCGCTCACAGAAGCAGAGAAAAAGAAAAAAGTAGTGGAAGCCCTGGATGCCGTCAGTATGCGGCTGGGCAATACACGCACCGTTTGCCGGAAATATTACGTGCATCCAGGTATCATTCGCTTATACGAGGCCGATAACCTCCAGAAATATTTAGACCAGCTGAATGATATTGAAGAGCCGGATAACCGGACCGATCTTACCAGTGAAGAGAAAGTATTGATGAAAGTGCTGAAGCAGGTACAGACAGCGTAA
- a CDS encoding BamA/TamA family outer membrane protein, which produces MKGQRIIFGTMLIAGLWGLASCSNTKHLPAGESLYTGSEIKIEGKDISKKQKKALQTDLQALTRPRPNRKLLGMRIRLLAYNLAGNPKKENGLRGKLKYKFGEPPVVLTDVNLEKNNAVLVSHLENRGWFKAISVGDTVVKKRKATAIYTITPGPQYKIREVVFEVDSSFIGNNIRYAGEKTLLRPTYPFNLDMIKDERLRIDAYLKENGFYFFSPEYILVDADSTIGNNEVNLYVRLKPGTPRQAKELYTIKDVFIYANYRLNQTRTDSSSSRVDTSTRNATFYQGYYVIDRQKRYKPKMFEQSMQFNQNDVYNRTDHNLSLNRLVNLGVFKFVKNRFEVANTPFAQLNSYYYLTPLPKKSLRLEIGGNTKSNNLVGSMFTLGWRNRNTFRAGELFTVSASAGAEVQYSSALKGYNVYRAGLEAGLSFPRFLIPFVQVNTRGGFVPKTNIMVGYDLLNKQKLYTLNSFRTSYGYSWKESLFKEHQFNPISVNFVQPMNVSPEYQAAADTNSSLAKIIERQFILGSTYNWTYNELVDDKNTNAIYFSGTMDVSGNAAGLITGAKPSKPGKIAGEVFSQYVKAEGDFRVYRRLGTNSKWANRLIVGAGYPYGNSRELPFIKQFFIGGNNSIRAFRTRALGPGTFNGNVNTLVPDQSGDIKMEFNTELRGKLYSIFHGAVFVDAGNIWLYRDNIDKPGAQFSKTFLKELAVGTGIGLRIDVSILVLRLDVAFPLRKPFLPDGERWVIDKISFGSSDWRRDNLVYNLAIGYPF; this is translated from the coding sequence GTGAAAGGACAACGTATCATTTTCGGAACTATGCTGATAGCCGGGCTATGGGGATTGGCTTCCTGCAGTAATACCAAACACCTGCCGGCCGGAGAATCTTTGTATACAGGCAGTGAGATAAAAATTGAAGGAAAGGATATTTCCAAAAAGCAAAAGAAGGCCCTGCAAACAGACCTCCAGGCCCTCACCAGGCCAAGACCCAACCGCAAACTGCTGGGCATGCGTATCCGCCTGCTGGCCTATAACCTGGCGGGTAATCCTAAAAAAGAGAACGGCCTGCGGGGTAAGCTGAAATACAAATTCGGGGAACCACCGGTAGTACTCACCGATGTGAACCTGGAAAAGAACAACGCGGTACTGGTCAGCCACCTGGAGAACCGGGGCTGGTTCAAGGCTATATCCGTAGGTGATACGGTGGTCAAAAAAAGGAAGGCCACCGCCATCTATACCATCACGCCCGGCCCGCAATACAAGATCCGCGAAGTGGTTTTTGAAGTGGACAGCTCCTTTATCGGTAACAATATCCGCTATGCAGGAGAAAAAACCCTGCTAAGGCCTACATACCCTTTCAACCTGGATATGATCAAGGATGAGCGCCTGCGCATTGACGCTTACCTGAAAGAGAACGGCTTTTACTTCTTCAGCCCGGAATATATCCTGGTAGATGCCGACAGCACCATCGGCAATAATGAAGTGAACCTGTATGTCAGGCTCAAGCCAGGTACCCCCAGACAGGCCAAGGAGCTGTATACCATCAAAGATGTATTCATCTATGCCAATTACCGGCTCAACCAGACCCGTACGGACTCTTCTTCTTCCCGCGTGGATACTTCTACCAGGAACGCCACCTTCTACCAGGGCTATTATGTGATTGACCGGCAGAAAAGATACAAGCCAAAAATGTTTGAACAGTCCATGCAGTTCAACCAGAACGATGTCTATAACCGGACGGACCATAACCTGTCCCTTAACCGTCTGGTGAACCTGGGCGTATTCAAATTTGTGAAGAACCGCTTTGAAGTGGCCAATACGCCTTTTGCACAGCTGAATTCTTATTATTACCTCACCCCGCTGCCGAAAAAATCCCTGCGACTGGAAATAGGCGGCAATACCAAATCCAATAACCTGGTAGGGTCCATGTTCACCCTGGGCTGGCGTAACCGTAATACTTTCCGGGCAGGCGAGCTGTTCACCGTCAGCGCCTCAGCAGGTGCGGAAGTCCAGTACAGCAGCGCCCTGAAAGGGTATAATGTATACCGGGCCGGTCTTGAAGCGGGTCTGTCCTTCCCCCGCTTCCTGATCCCCTTTGTGCAGGTCAATACCCGTGGCGGTTTTGTCCCCAAGACCAATATCATGGTGGGCTATGACCTGCTCAATAAGCAGAAATTATATACGCTCAACTCCTTCCGGACCTCCTATGGCTATAGCTGGAAAGAAAGCCTGTTCAAGGAACACCAGTTCAATCCTATCAGTGTGAACTTTGTACAGCCCATGAATGTCAGCCCTGAATACCAGGCTGCCGCCGATACCAATTCCTCCCTTGCCAAGATCATTGAGCGGCAGTTCATACTGGGTTCTACCTATAACTGGACCTATAATGAGCTGGTGGACGATAAGAACACCAATGCCATTTACTTCAGCGGCACCATGGATGTTTCCGGTAATGCGGCCGGTCTGATCACCGGCGCCAAACCCTCCAAACCAGGTAAGATCGCGGGCGAGGTGTTTTCCCAATATGTGAAGGCCGAAGGGGATTTCCGGGTGTACCGCCGGCTGGGAACTAATTCCAAATGGGCCAACCGCCTCATTGTAGGCGCCGGTTATCCCTATGGCAACAGCCGTGAGCTGCCCTTTATCAAACAGTTCTTTATTGGCGGTAATAACAGTATCCGGGCCTTCCGAACCAGGGCCCTGGGTCCTGGCACCTTTAACGGTAACGTGAATACCCTGGTGCCGGACCAGTCGGGTGATATCAAGATGGAATTCAATACCGAGCTGCGGGGCAAGCTCTACAGCATTTTTCACGGGGCCGTCTTCGTGGATGCAGGTAATATCTGGCTGTACCGCGATAATATTGATAAACCAGGCGCTCAGTTCTCCAAAACATTCCTGAAAGAGCTGGCGGTAGGTACCGGTATCGGTCTGCGGATAGATGTCTCTATCCTGGTGCTGCGACTGGATGTAGCCTTTCCCCTGCGCAAACCCTTCCTGCCGGATGGCGAACGCTGGGTGATTGACAAGATCAGCTTCGGCAGCAGCGACTGGCGCCGGGACAACCTGGTGTATAACCTGGCTATCGGTTATCCCTTCTAA
- a CDS encoding translocation/assembly module TamB — MKKTGRIVLKTILILLSVLIVIVILLLTPPVQNFVKDKAQNWLSKKLDTKVEIGRLHIGIPNTVTLASLYIEDKNKDTLLYSGELQVNMDMWRLLKSELLIYDIGLSNLTANVTRTLPDTAFNFQFIIDAFASKDTVTSTDTSSFKMNFRHIVLDNVRLRYLDTITGNDMRVAFAKLDTRIDVFDPAHSVFDVPVTELNGLRAYVYQRKPLVTPEPEAVDKAEAKEPSTFTLNIGKIALNNCFADYGNDASAFYTTLDLGKLAVNADLFDLSNRRIDLSKLQLHNTNAQVRLGKSPAAKVVEKEVEQEVDAQADAGWTIRVANIDLDKNDIKFDNDNSPRQPEGMDYGHLDVKQLSLGVKDLHFRTDSISGEITRGSMREKNFQLNQLQTAFLYTDQQAFLHDLLLETPGTRLERDIAIRYPSLQSLSNNIGLLEIEMDIRNSKVLVADILTFAPMLRNMPGFANPRASFVLTGDMSGPVSNLRMDALQLRGLKATRVDLSGRLKGLPDIKKTQGNLSIKELSTTSADLLSILPPGTLPANITLPSSMRLKGTVGGNYQQFVFNLALATTLGNATVKGKVSEPMDSLRIGYDVVVSTQSLDLKTLLKQPDLGPVSLELTAKGRGIVPDKMNATIKGTVQQAMLKGYNYTNLTLDGGIAQQQFTLKAAIQNEPIHVTVDASGNLAGQYPSAKFDINIDSIKTQPMGLTTENIVYHGHIKGDFQSTNPDSLEGQLNITKSLLIKGNDRFQLDTIQLLAANTDTGQSLSLTTEVLSARLYGRYKLTEAGNVFTKTIDPYFNITPDSVIVDSSYDFRVQVHVHNPKKLQDLVPDIKRLDTVKLDGHFSGNGDLQASLLAPVVIYGANEIHGLQLITDNNNNQLSINTALERVNVGGSLAIYKPTLNARIADNKIDFALDTKNRTGQTIYHLAGLFSQPQRNEYSFSLKPDSLILDSTAWTIAANNRIDIKPDSLTADNFILEQKGQKLAIQTIRNQEGLPLGIDFTNFRISTILGFVNSDSLKIDGGIDGNVTLRELMKSPTFVADLNINDLNFNRDTLGNIAVKVSNPQANRFDADIALTGRGNDLTIKGNYLAADSNSAMDLKLNIAALQLNTLEGVSMGNIKQATGTITGAFDIKGTPARPSVNGDLNFNKTRFIPSIMNSFVAIDGQKIAVNNEGISFNNFTITDSINNKAVLDGNVYTSTFSTFRFDLHFNADNFQALNTTKKDNNLYFGRLFFDSRLNIKGTELRPSVDGTLKINDKTNLTVILPQEDPSVEQRDGIVRFVDRDNQELDSLFLTAYDSLNTVTVRDFDINVNLTIVEEAEFNLIIDEGNGDLLKVKGEANLNAGVDPSGKITLTGNYELKEGSYDLNVNFLKRKFLIQEGSKITWQGEPTEADVDLTAMYIANTAPIDLVEKQLSGETSTERNTYRQKLPFEVHLIMKGQLLKPTITFDIQLPDDKNYGVSKDIVETSNNRLTELRQEPSEMNKQVFALLLLGHFMGDNPFASGNSSLTAESFARQSVSKLLTEQLNNLASNLIEGVNIDFDLATSDDYTTGERRNRTDLNVAVSKQLLNDRLTVTVGSNFALENPNANQQANNLAENIQLAYRLSKDGRYQLRAYRKNEFEGILEGYIIETGVGFIITLDYNRFRDIFISKKQRDRMRTIRREQRQTERDIQNAKEKASGTPPPENQKN, encoded by the coding sequence TTGAAAAAAACTGGCAGGATCGTCCTCAAAACGATCCTGATCCTGCTGTCCGTACTCATTGTGATCGTGATACTGCTCCTCACACCGCCCGTACAGAATTTTGTCAAGGACAAGGCGCAGAACTGGCTGTCTAAAAAGCTGGATACCAAAGTGGAGATCGGCCGCCTCCATATCGGCATTCCCAATACGGTGACCCTGGCCTCCCTCTATATTGAAGACAAGAACAAGGATACCCTGCTCTATTCCGGCGAGCTGCAGGTAAATATGGACATGTGGCGGCTCCTGAAAAGCGAACTGCTCATCTATGATATCGGCCTCAGCAACCTCACCGCCAATGTGACCAGGACCCTGCCGGATACCGCTTTTAATTTCCAGTTCATCATTGACGCCTTTGCCTCAAAAGATACCGTCACCAGCACCGATACCAGTTCCTTTAAAATGAACTTCAGACATATTGTGCTGGACAATGTGCGCCTTCGCTACCTGGACACCATCACCGGTAATGATATGCGGGTGGCCTTTGCAAAACTGGATACCCGCATTGACGTATTTGATCCCGCCCATTCCGTTTTTGATGTACCTGTTACCGAACTCAACGGCCTCCGTGCCTATGTATACCAGCGCAAACCGCTGGTAACACCCGAGCCCGAAGCAGTGGACAAGGCCGAAGCCAAAGAACCTTCCACCTTCACGCTGAACATTGGTAAAATTGCGCTCAACAACTGTTTTGCGGATTATGGCAATGATGCTTCCGCTTTTTATACCACGCTGGACCTGGGCAAACTGGCCGTCAATGCGGACCTGTTTGACCTCAGCAACCGCCGCATAGACCTCAGCAAACTGCAGCTGCACAATACCAATGCACAGGTACGACTGGGTAAATCGCCCGCAGCCAAAGTGGTAGAGAAAGAAGTGGAACAGGAAGTGGATGCCCAGGCCGACGCCGGCTGGACCATCCGCGTAGCCAATATTGACCTGGATAAGAACGATATTAAGTTCGACAACGACAACTCGCCCCGCCAGCCCGAAGGTATGGACTATGGCCACCTGGATGTAAAGCAGCTGAGCCTGGGCGTTAAAGACCTGCATTTCCGTACAGATTCCATCAGCGGCGAGATCACCCGCGGCAGCATGCGGGAAAAAAACTTCCAGCTTAACCAGTTACAGACGGCCTTCTTATATACAGATCAACAGGCCTTCCTGCACGATCTCCTGCTGGAAACGCCCGGCACCCGGCTGGAAAGGGATATTGCCATCCGGTATCCATCCCTGCAGTCCCTGTCCAACAATATCGGTCTGTTAGAGATTGAAATGGATATCCGAAACAGTAAAGTGCTGGTGGCCGATATCCTGACCTTTGCACCGATGCTGCGCAATATGCCCGGCTTTGCCAATCCCCGCGCCAGCTTTGTCCTCACCGGCGATATGAGCGGCCCGGTCAGCAACCTGCGCATGGACGCCCTCCAGCTGCGGGGCCTGAAGGCTACCCGCGTGGACCTCAGCGGCCGGTTGAAAGGATTGCCCGATATCAAAAAAACACAGGGCAATCTTTCTATCAAAGAACTGAGTACTACATCGGCCGACCTGCTTTCTATTTTACCCCCCGGCACCCTGCCTGCCAATATCACCCTGCCCAGCAGCATGCGGCTGAAAGGCACGGTGGGCGGCAATTACCAGCAGTTTGTCTTCAACCTGGCCCTGGCCACCACCCTGGGCAACGCTACCGTAAAAGGAAAGGTGAGCGAACCAATGGACTCCCTGCGCATTGGCTATGACGTGGTGGTCAGCACCCAATCGCTCGATCTTAAAACATTGCTGAAACAACCCGACCTGGGACCTGTCAGCCTGGAGCTGACCGCCAAAGGCCGCGGCATTGTTCCAGACAAAATGAACGCTACTATCAAAGGCACTGTTCAGCAGGCCATGCTCAAAGGATATAATTATACTAACCTGACCCTGGACGGCGGCATCGCCCAACAGCAGTTCACCCTGAAAGCAGCCATTCAGAATGAACCGATCCATGTTACCGTTGACGCCAGCGGCAACCTGGCCGGGCAATACCCCAGTGCAAAATTTGATATCAATATAGACAGTATCAAGACCCAGCCCATGGGCCTCACTACCGAGAATATCGTGTACCATGGGCATATCAAAGGAGATTTTCAGTCTACCAATCCTGATAGCCTGGAAGGACAGCTCAACATCACCAAATCCCTGCTGATAAAAGGCAACGACCGCTTCCAGCTGGATACCATCCAGCTGCTGGCCGCCAATACAGATACTGGTCAATCGCTCAGCCTGACTACCGAAGTACTCAGCGCCCGCCTCTATGGCAGGTACAAGTTGACGGAGGCCGGCAACGTTTTTACAAAGACCATTGATCCCTATTTCAATATCACGCCTGATTCTGTAATAGTGGATTCCAGCTATGATTTTCGGGTACAGGTACACGTTCACAACCCTAAAAAACTGCAGGACCTGGTGCCTGATATCAAGCGGCTGGACACCGTCAAACTGGATGGGCATTTCTCCGGCAACGGGGATCTACAGGCCTCGCTATTGGCGCCCGTAGTCATTTATGGCGCCAACGAGATCCATGGCCTTCAGCTGATCACAGACAACAATAATAACCAGCTCAGCATTAACACGGCCCTGGAACGCGTGAATGTAGGCGGCAGCCTGGCCATTTATAAACCCACCCTCAATGCCCGCATTGCCGATAACAAAATTGATTTCGCCCTGGACACTAAGAACAGGACCGGCCAGACCATCTACCACCTGGCAGGCCTCTTCTCCCAGCCGCAGCGCAATGAATACAGCTTCAGCCTCAAGCCTGATTCACTGATCCTGGACTCTACCGCCTGGACCATAGCTGCTAATAACCGGATCGATATTAAACCCGACAGCCTCACCGCTGATAATTTTATCCTGGAACAGAAAGGACAGAAACTGGCCATCCAGACCATCCGCAACCAGGAAGGCCTGCCACTGGGCATCGACTTTACCAATTTCCGCATCAGCACCATCCTTGGGTTCGTTAACTCAGACTCCCTGAAAATAGATGGTGGCATCGATGGCAATGTGACCCTGCGGGAATTAATGAAGTCGCCCACCTTTGTAGCCGACCTCAATATCAATGACCTTAACTTCAACAGGGACACCCTGGGCAATATCGCTGTCAAGGTCAGTAACCCGCAGGCTAACAGGTTTGACGCTGATATAGCCCTCACCGGCCGTGGGAACGACCTGACCATCAAAGGCAATTACCTGGCTGCTGACAGCAACAGCGCCATGGACCTGAAACTGAACATTGCTGCCCTTCAGCTCAATACCCTGGAAGGCGTGAGCATGGGCAATATTAAACAGGCCACCGGCACTATCACCGGCGCCTTTGATATTAAAGGAACACCGGCCAGACCTTCCGTGAACGGGGACCTCAATTTCAACAAGACCCGCTTCATCCCGTCCATCATGAACAGCTTTGTGGCCATCGACGGACAAAAGATAGCCGTCAACAATGAAGGAATCAGCTTCAACAATTTCACCATCACGGACTCTATTAACAACAAAGCTGTCCTGGATGGCAATGTGTATACCAGTACTTTCTCCACCTTCCGGTTCGACCTGCACTTCAACGCCGATAATTTCCAGGCGCTCAATACCACCAAGAAGGACAATAACCTTTATTTCGGCCGTCTCTTCTTTGACAGCCGCCTGAATATCAAAGGCACGGAGCTGCGGCCTTCTGTAGATGGGACGCTCAAAATAAATGATAAGACCAACCTCACCGTGATCCTGCCGCAGGAAGATCCTTCGGTAGAACAAAGGGACGGCATTGTCCGCTTTGTGGACCGCGACAACCAGGAGCTGGACTCCCTCTTCCTCACGGCCTATGATTCCCTCAATACCGTCACCGTACGCGATTTTGATATCAACGTCAACCTCACCATAGTGGAAGAAGCCGAATTCAACCTGATCATTGATGAAGGCAATGGTGATCTGCTGAAAGTGAAAGGGGAAGCCAATCTCAATGCAGGCGTAGACCCCAGCGGCAAGATCACCCTCACGGGCAACTATGAGCTGAAAGAAGGCAGCTACGACCTCAACGTGAACTTCCTGAAACGAAAATTCCTGATCCAGGAAGGCAGTAAGATCACCTGGCAGGGCGAACCAACAGAAGCCGATGTAGACCTGACCGCTATGTATATTGCCAACACCGCCCCCATTGACCTGGTGGAAAAACAATTATCAGGGGAAACAAGCACCGAGCGCAACACCTACCGGCAGAAGCTGCCTTTTGAAGTACACCTGATCATGAAAGGCCAGCTGCTCAAGCCCACCATCACTTTTGATATCCAGCTGCCGGACGATAAGAACTACGGTGTATCCAAAGACATTGTTGAAACCTCCAACAACCGGCTGACCGAACTGCGGCAGGAGCCTTCTGAAATGAACAAGCAGGTATTTGCACTCCTGCTGCTGGGCCATTTCATGGGCGATAATCCCTTCGCCAGCGGCAACAGCAGCCTGACCGCCGAAAGTTTTGCCCGGCAGAGCGTGAGCAAGCTGCTCACCGAACAGCTGAACAACCTGGCCTCCAACCTGATTGAAGGGGTTAATATTGACTTTGACCTGGCCACATCCGATGACTATACCACGGGTGAGCGCCGCAACCGGACCGATCTCAACGTAGCCGTCTCCAAGCAGCTGCTGAACGACCGGCTCACAGTGACCGTGGGCAGCAATTTTGCGCTGGAAAATCCCAATGCCAACCAGCAGGCCAACAACCTGGCGGAGAATATCCAGCTGGCCTATCGCCTCAGCAAGGATGGCCGTTACCAGCTGCGCGCCTACCGTAAGAATGAATTTGAAGGCATACTGGAAGGCTATATTATTGAAACAGGCGTTGGCTTTATCATAACGCTGGACTATAACCGGTTCAGGGATATATTCATTTCCAAAAAACAACGCGATCGCATGCGCACCATCCGACGTGAGCAGCGCCAGACAGAAAGGGATATCCAGAACGCGAAAGAAAAAGCATCGGGAACACCGCCACCTGAGAACCAAAAAAATTAA